The sequence below is a genomic window from Chitinophagaceae bacterium.
GATCAGTGATGGACAACATTACGTTGCGCAACCCTAACATTACAAGTGAGCAGGTTAAACACGCAGCCATGCTTTGTGGCGTGGAAGAGTGGATTGAAAAATTACCCGGTGGTTATGATTACCATGTAATGGAACGCGGCGCAACGCTATCCGTCGGTCAGCGGCAACTGATTTCGTTTGTACGGGCTTTGGTTTTTAATCCGAAAATTTTGATACTGGATGAAGCTACTTCCTCCATTGATACAGAATCGGAAATACTCATTCAGCATGCGATAGAAAAGCTGATTGAAGGAAGAACTTCTATTATCATTGCGCATCGCTTGTCCACTATTCAGCATGCAAATAAAATTCTGGTGCTGGAAAAAGGAGAAGTGAAGGAAATGGGAACGCATGAAGAATTGCTGGCATTGGATGGCCATTACAGGAATTTATATGAATTGCAATTCAGCAAGAAGAAGGAAGTAATAGTTTGAAATGAATTATTGTTCCTGAAGTTTCATTCCACTGCATTTTTTTTAGTCTTCCATTTCAGCATTAATTGATCCGCATTTTAGAGTGGAAAGCGGAAACTGCTTATGCAAAATAATCACCATCAATTATAAAAATAAAAAAGCTCACCCCTGCAACCCACTGCAAGAGCAAGCTTTATGCTGACGTTCATGCACTATTGTTCAGAACACAAAATCAACACTCCTTTCGCATTTAAAGCTTGGGCATTGCAGGCATTTTCAAGGCTTTAATAGATTTGGTTACCGCTTTCGTGGAAGTTTTCACAGCAGCATAATCACTCGTAAGTGAAGAAGCCATAGCTATTTGTTCGGTAGAAGAAGCCTTAGGAAAAGCATCAAGCTTGCCGCCTAAACCTGTCATTTGAGTATCAAGATCTTTCATGCTGGTCTTCAATTCAGGACTCAACATGTCGGCATTTTGAAGTGCCATGTCCTTATACGGCTTGTATTTGGCCGTAAGTCCGTCAAATTGGTCCTTGGTTTTTGTAAACGTTTTCATTGCTGATTCTGCAGTTACTTGTGCATTGCTGAATTGTGTTCCTGCGAATGCAAGGAAAAGTGTCAGGTACATTACTTTTTTCATGATTAATGGAGGGTTGGTTTAAAATAGTTAGATTAAAAAATGGGATTATCAGGGTGAACAAAGCATCTTTTGAAAAAAACTTCTGATCAGCCTTTATTGGCTTCATTTTGAATCAAAGATGCAAGTGTTTAAGAACTTAAATTGTAGTATTAATTCGATAGAGAATGCAGTGTGATTTAAATGCACTTTATTGAAAAAATGCCCGCAAATGTATCCAGCAACGCTGCAATATTGATAAGCTATCGCTTGCAACGTGTCCATCAAACGACCTGTTGGACAATTTTCAGGAGATGATCTTCACTTTTCAATAGAAAAATCCCGTCTTGCTTCCTTTGGCCAATAACTGGTTTTGCCGGCATAATTACATTCCTAAAACGTAAAACAGCATATCGCTAAAGAGAGGATGGATTACTTACAAGGTTATTTTGGCCAGGATTTAATTTTTATTATAGATCGTCTGACCTTCTTTAATGGTTTGCACTACTTTAATATTTTTAATTTCCATTGGATCTTCCTTCAATGGATTTTTATCCAGGATTACCAGGTCGGCAAGCTTGCCTGCTTTTAAAGAGCCTTTGCTGCTTTCTTCAAAATACTGATAGGCAGCGTTGATGGTTATGCACTGTAAAGCCTGATAAGGTGTGATGCGTTCATCAGCGCCAAGCAAAACTCCCGTGCGTGTAATACGGTTTACGGCACTCCAAACCACCATCATCTGGTCAATCGGTAGTACATTAAAGTCGGTATGATTGGTTGCTGTGATACCCATTTTTAAAGTAGTATTGAGTGGACTGATGAAGGAGGCTTGTTCCATTCCACGGTTCTGAATATGTGTATCACCAAAGAAAAAAGTATGCTCAGTATAAAGGGATGGAATAATATGGTATGTCTTGTATTTTATTAATTGGTCGGGACGAACAAACTGGGAATGAATCACCGTGGTTCGCCTGTCTCCTGATGTGTCACTGCCCATTGCAAATTCATGTGCTTTCAAAATCATATCAATTGCACCATCACCATTTGCATGAATCAGCACCTGGATTTTTTCTCCGTACAACCATTTTAGCCACGCATTCAATGAATCCTGCGGGAACGTTGGTTCGCCTTTCCAGCTTTTCTCTCCTCCGGGTCCACCGGTCAGGTATGGAGTGCTGAAAAGTGCCGTTTTTCCCTGGGGTGATCCGTCTGATGTAATTTTTACGCCACCGATTTTTAAATGATTGTGATAAGAACCAAACTCAGAGAATGGATGATCCGCTAAAACATTGCGGAGATCAAGAATAAAGGGATAAGAAATCACATCAATATACAGCGCATTTTGCGTTGCACCATTAACAAGTATATCAAGATCCGCTTTGTGTGTAGCACCTTCCTGCGCAGTAGTAACACCTGCCGAGGCATAGATCATCTGACCATCTTTTAATCCCTGCATTTGCTGCTCCGTTGTTGGCTTTGGAAGATTGGCAAACACAGGAAGAAAAGCGGTTTCCATGATTAGTCCATAAGGTTCATTGGTTCCTGGTTTTCTGATAATAATTCCACCGTCGGGAGTAGCTGTTTTGTCACTGTACCCGAATTTTTTCAACGCCATGGAATTCAATACACCACCGTGCAACGAAACATGTCCAACAATCACAGGGTTATCCGGAAATGCTTTATCAAGATCATCACGGTTAAGCATGCTTCCGTCCGGCATCTGGTTTTCGTCATAACCATATCCCATAATTATTTCTCCTTTAGGAATATTTTTCTTTGCCTGTAAATCTTTCAAAGCGGCTATAATTCCATCTATATTTTTTGCGGGTCCTACGGGTGGTGCAAAACAGTTTGCCTGTGAACCCATTGAAAGCGCATTGATAAAATGACTGTGAGGATCGATAAAACCGGGCAGCATCGTTTTACCTTGCAGGTCCACCATAACAGTAGCGTCACCTTTCATTTCTTCGGCTTCCGCTTTGGAACCAACGAAAACGATTTTTCCGGCTTGAATGGCAAGGGCTTCGGGATATGCTGCTTCATTGCCTTCCATTGTAATAATGTCACCACCATAATAAATAATATCAGCAGCATTTGTTGCGCTTTCCTTTTTAGCCGGCGATGTACATGATGACAACAGTATTGTAATTGCGAACAGGAGTCGAATTGATCTTTTCATTGTTGGTGCCTCGATTGATTTGTTTTTTTTCAATGGTAAATGATTTTATTTCCAGCATAGTTTCAGTGATTGAAACGCCCTTTATTTCTAGTGGCCATTTTTTCTGGAATGAACAGGCACAAGAACGGAGTTATTTCCTGAACATTTTTTACATAAATGTAACTTCGGGGAAAGTGGTGTAAATTGGAATGGTTTTTTAATAAACCTTGAAATCAATGTTGTGATTAATGCAGGAAAATATCTTTTCTTTCACTGTTGCTATTGGAGCATCATCCGGATTTGCTTTTCATTTTTCAGCAGCTTTGCTCTCTTTAAGAGATGCTTCAGCCAATGAATCCAGTTTTCCGGTAGTTTTTGATTTTAATTCACTGTATGCCGGAACTAACGTCGCAAGCTTTTCATCAAGCACTTGATTTAACTTTTGCAGCACTTTTATTCTCATCAGCATTCCTCCCAAAAAACAAATAAGCAATACAACAATTACAATCAGTATGCTGATAGTTGCTTTGCCGGCGATGGTATCTATGCCTAATTTTTCTGCAACAGGTGATATTATTCCGGTGAATATTTTGATTACTTTCTCAACTGCAATAATTAAAAAAATTATGGGGAGAAAAAATAGTGCTCCTCCTTTTACTGTTGTTTTCAGAAAAAACCAGATTGATTTCATAAGGTAATTTTTTTGTGTTGAGCGAACGGGTTGTGAACTGCATGGCTTTGCCAGCGATCACACAAAATAAGAGAATGAATCCAGAATGGAATAGAGATGGTTCTGTCTTATTTCGGGTTGAATCCAAAAAAAATATCGGTGAACTTCCTTCAAAAAATGGCGGCCACTCTTTCTATGAACCAATACATTGCCAGGGTGCCAATGAAATAGGGCGGGAATTTATAGGTCCATTCCGGAAATGAAAACGAAAATCTTTTTAACCCTGCAACTATCAATAGCACAGCAAATACAAATGCCAATTGCCCGACTTCCACTCCTGCATTGAAGAGGAATAATGCCAGTGGAATATTGTGTTGGGGCAAGCCAACATCCTGTAATGCGCTTGCAAAACCAAGTCCGTGCAGGAGTCCGAAAAGAAAGGAAACTAACCACGGATACTGAAAGGCAAAACCATTTCTGCCGTTTCTATGATGTACTATTTCAACCGCTAAAAAAACAATGCTCAACGCAATAGCTGCTTCCGTAAATAAACCTGACACTGATATAATATGCAATGTTGCCAGCGCCAATGTAATACTATGCGCAACGGTGAAAGCGGTGATGGTCCAGATCAACCTTGATCTTTTTTTAACTAACAGCAACAAGCCAAAAATAAATAGCAAATGATCGAAGCCTGACCAGATATGATACATGCCCAATTGAATATATTGCCATACCGGTGGTGGTTGAGGTTTGGATAAGTTCAGTTTTACAAAGGGTTGAATCGGTTTTAACAGGAAAGTGTAAGAAGTATGGTTGAGCAGTGTTACCTGTACCAACACATCCGTTATTGTTTTTTCAAGACCACCGATGCTGATGGTTTGTTCATCTAAGGTTGCGTGATTCGACGGCACTTGCCAGCGTTTGATCAGATAGCTTTCCGTATAAGTTATTTCAGCAAGCGAGTCAACCAGCCAGCCGGCTGAAATAACAGGATGTAATGGTATTCCATACTCACCCATCAATGGTTGCTTCCAGGTAATCTGTAGTGTGTGATCTCTGGCTTCTTTTATCTCCAGATAACCGGGACGAATTTCATGTGCCCATGAAATCAACGGCAGCAATAAAACAAATGCAGCTAACAGTGCATGCTTTTTCATTTTACTTCGAGGTATGCCCGGTTAATAATATATTGTTTACTCAGTAGTTCGTATGTGTGTTTATTCTGTTCCTCTTTTGCAGCATCAAGATATTTTTCTTTCACTTCTGCTTTAACCGATTCAAATGGCTTTTCTGTTGTGGTGTTACGATTGGAAATATACAAAAGGTGCCAGCCATAACCGGACTTTACGGGTCCGGTCCATGTATGCATAGGTGATTGAAATAATGAATCCGCGAAAGCAGTGTTGCCAAAATTTTGCTGAATATCTAAAACTGATTGTGAGGCATAATCATATTGCAATGGGAAGCGGTCACCCATTTCAGCGGCACGTTGCAAACTGCTTTTTTTTAGATTTTGTAAAGCAACAAGCGCACGTTGCCTGGCAATGCTGTCAGTGCTGTTATCGGTACTGAAATAAACATGCGAGAAACTCACATCAGCATCTTGTAAGAATAATGATCGATTACTGTTGTAGTAGGCTTGTAATTCCTTTTCCGTCGGTTCTTTAATTTCGGCAAGATCGGATTGCATAAAAGCAAATTTCTGCGATAGGCGTCTCCGGATAATTTCATCGTCTTTGTCAAGTCCCAGTTTCTTTGCTTCACGATAGTAAATTTCTTCTTTAATAAAATCATCTATCATTGCATCTAGTTGCACTTTCGTCGGCAGGATGCCTGTTTGCGTTTTATAATTCACGATCATCAGGGCAATCCTGTCATTATCAATTGTTATCTCACGGCGCTGTAAATCATTTTGATTCTGGACATAATAAACCAGTAAAAACAAAAGCCCTCCCAACAGTAGAAACTGGATAAGCGGTTCCGCAAAAAACTTTTTGAGCATATTGAGCAATTGGTAAAAATAAAACACATGCGAAGAGATTTATTTCGCATGTGTTTGAAAATGAGGCTTGATTTATTTCACCGGCGTGTACCAGACCGGACTCGTCCATGCTCTTTCCTGGATGGTCGCTGCTACGCTTTTATTCAGGGGCATATTGTATTTAGCCGAGAGATAAGTAGTCCATCTTGGTGTAGGTATTTCAATTACCCTCGCATAATACGTTACATAGGCTTGCGGATCGAAATCGGTATCTTCCCAATAACCAATTAACTCTGCTGCACCGATAGTGTTGGTATAAGTAGCTGCTTTCTCATCAACTGTATTACCTACTGTTTCCAGTTTTCCTTTGGCATCTTTTTTCCGGTCGCCGCTCCAAACCACATCGTAAATTTTTTCTGTGCTCTTACCGTTTTTGGTGCTCACTTTAATAATCTGAATCCTGTCGAGGTTTCCGGAGTTGGGATCTTTGATGGCCTGCACTAAAAACTTTGGGCTGCCTGCAGAAGATGTTGCAACCAGATCTGCGCCCATAGGAACACCACGAGCATAAGCAAGTTTCACCCAATCATTTTCCTTCACCACATCAGCGGTATAATCCCAACCGGCAAACATTCTGACTTTAACGCGGGTACCTGAGGTAGCAAAACATTCTTTTCTTTTCAATGCATCGAAGATGGCATCTCTTGTATTGCTTTCAGCCCAAACACCGGTAAGGCCTGCAGCGCTTATTTTAGTTACCGGCTCACCGCCAACAGATTCTGTTGCCTCTAAGATGCTTTTATAATTTTTTGCCAGGTCATCCTGCGTACCATGTGAGCCCGGATAATTATTTTCTTCGCTGGAAGAAATTGCCGAATGATAGTCGGTACCACCTTCCAGTCCGTATTTAAATGGGTTGGTTCCAATCTTTGTCTGAAGTTCCTGTCCGACACCAAAGGCCTGACGGATATAACTACCGGTTTTATCTTTTGCTTTGGCTGTGCTGCTCAACAAAATTTCAAACACTTCGAAATTTGCAAACTCATCATTGGGCGAAACTTCAGGACGTGTTTCACTTTGTCCTTTTCCCTGGTTCATTTCTGCCAATGGCTCATTATTCATTCTTGCATCTGCATATTCCTTTGTCAACGGTTTACCCGATAAGGTTTTAGTATCAAACATCAACCCATTGCTGATATTGCCGTTGTGTGGTACAGCCAACACATCACTTCCGGTCTTGCGTGCGTTTTCCATGTACTTCCAAAGGTCTTCCGGATCCTGGGAATCGAATGAAGAAAAAGGTAATTCAGGTACTTTGTCACCTTTGAAGATTACACAACGATGTAAATTCTGAGCATGCATGTTTACGTCATTGGGAGCGGAAGTCCATTCATAACCAACAAATGTTGTAAACTTTCCGGGCTTGTTGTATGTATTGGCTGCATTAATTACATGCTGCCACGCACCTTTAATTACTTCTGGTTTATTTAATTCAGGATTGGGCTTGTTAGCAGACATATCAGTGCAAAAATCAGCAAATGATTTTGCTACATCCTTTTGATCTGTGCTGGTAAATTGCTTATACAATTCCGTTCCCTTATACGGTCCATTCGGATCTTTTACTGCCGCAATTGCACCAAGGTATTCAGAGTGGTCAGTAACTGCAAGGAAGTCAAGTGGTGCTATGCGTTTTACTTTTTTACCGAAGTAAATTACTTCCTCACCCATTGCGTATTTGTAAGCATCTTCAGGCAACAATGTGGTACCGAAGAAATTCGCGTCAGGCGAATAAGCAGTATGCAAATGCAGATCACCGAAATAACAATCCTTCAATGGATTCTTTGTAATTGCTGTGACTGTGTCTGGTTGTGAGGAAGCATCTTTACCAGCATCATTAGTAGTATTAGCATTGTTCCCGCAACCGGTCAAAGCGATACCAATGAGGAACATGAATGCTTGGTTCATTTTTTCATAGTGGCGAATTAATTCATTCGCAAAAGGTATGAATAACCTCCCAAATTTTTGTAGAAAATTAAAAAGCTTGCTTCTGCAATCCCATGCAAGGGCATGCTTTATGTTGCGCTATATTTTTAGCGTTAGAAATTCAGCAGATAATAGAAACGTGCAGAGTACCCCAATTTTTGAAATGAGATCCCAGGCACTTCCGGCAGTTTAATGCCTTTACGTGCATGTTGAATCAATTGGATCAATCTGCCAGCATTTTCCCTCAAGCTTTGTCAATCATAACAGATGTCATCGTGAGAGAACCTGCTATAGCCTTGTCGTTGAATAAACTTACTTTTTCATGGTCCTCTTTCAATGCCAATGTATAAAGCAACGGCAAATAATGTTCAGGCGATGGAATAGCCAAATCAAATGCACTGCCCTGTGATTTGTAGTTGATGAGTGATGCATGATCGCTACTCAAAATATAGCGGTTCATTTTTTCTCTTGCTTCCAAAGCCCAATCAAATCCATACGCGTCAGCATTCAGTTTATCCCAAGCTACCATGCCAAGATTGTGCACCATATTTCCACTTCCTATAATTAATACACCTTTGCTTCGAAGCGTTGCTAATTCCTTTGCAAGCTCATAATGATATTGCGGTGCCTTGTAATAATCGAGGCTCATTTGAATAACCGGAACATCTGCTTCCGGATACAAATGTTTTATCACACTCCAGGCACCATGGTCTAGTCCCCATTTTTCATCTAAACCAATGTCAGTTTTTTTAATCATGGCTTTTGTTTCCCTGGCAAGGGCAGGGCTTCCCGGAGCCGGATATTGCACGTCAAACAGCGCTTGTGGAAAGCCACCAAAATCGTGAATGGTCGTTGGCTTTTCCATGGCTGTAACAAATGTTCCCCTGGTTTCCCAATGTGCCGAAACACACAGTATCGCATTCGGCTTTTGAATTTGCTTTCCGATGTTCCTGAATCCTGTAACAAATTCATTTTCTTCAATTGCATTCATCGGGCTGCCGTGGCCGAGAAACAGCACGGGCATTTTTTCCGTGCTGCTAAATGGCGTGGTCATTTTATTCAGTGCATTCAGTTTCATGGCTGGTATGGCTAATGGCGCCGCGACAAGCGGAACCAAAGATTTTAGAAATCGTTTTCTGTCCATTTTGAAAAATGCAAAAACGTTTTTACGATTGTTTTGTCAATTGCACTTCGCAGCTAATTCTTATTTCATCACTCACCAAAACACCACCTGCTTCCAATGCGGCATTCCAGGTGAGTCCCCAATCTTTGCGGTTAATTTTGCCGTTGATCGTAAAGCCTGCTTTGTGATTTCCCCAGGGATCTTTCATCACGCCTCCGAATTCAACATCCAGTTTTATTTGCTTGGTAATGCCTTTGATCGTGAGATTGCCGTACAGTTCATAGCTTCCATCATCATCTACTTTCTCATAGGTGTCGCCGATGAAAGTAATTTGTTTGTGATTCTCCACATCAAAAAAGTCAGCGCTCTTAAGGTGCTCATCGCGCTTTTCATCTCCTGTATCAACCGATGCCGGACTCATAAAGAAATCCACTTCCGAAGTCATAAAATCTTCTCCTGTGGTATAAATGCTGGCATCAAATTCTTTGAATACGCCTTTAACATTGGTAATCATCAGGTGCTTTACCTTGAACGCTATTTCGCTGTGCGCAGGGTCAATTATCCATTTTGTTTTCACGCCGGTTACTTCTGTGGTTGGTTCCATTTTTTATTGTTTAATTGTTTGAATGAATACTGATTTTTAATGGTACAAAGATGCAGCCGTTGAAGGAATAAGCGGTTATAGTATCCGGTAAATAGGTGGTGAATTCAGGAAATGAGGCTTCTCATCTCTTCCCTGAATTCAGTCGGCGTCTGTCCGGATTTCTTTTTAAAAACATTCGTGAAATAGGATTTCTCATTGTAGCCTAACTCAAAACCAATTTCAGAAATTGACTTATCAGTGCTGACCAAAAGGTTTTTAGCTTCAATCAGTTTTCTTGTTTCAATAATTTCAGAAACGCTCTGTTGCAATATTTGCTGACAAATTAAATTCAGGTTTCTTGAGGACATGAATAATTTCTGCGCATAAAATTCAACGCCTTCAGGTCTGTGAAAATTTTCTTCCAGAATTTTCAGAAAATTCTTGAAGGTTATGTTTTGCGTTTTCGCCGCAGTTATTCCATCAGCGTTTGATTTTTTTCTTTCTGATTCAATCATCGTAAACAATGCGCTCAATAAATGCCTTATCACGCCATAGTCAGGAACAGACTGTGTCATTTCTCCATTTATCATTTCGCAAACAGCAACCAGCCTGTTAAAGCAATCACCCTTGCTTAAGGAAATGTTTGCATGGTCGTGATAGTACGAATAGAGTTGGAAAGTTGTTTCGGGAATGAATTCACTTTTGAAACGCAACACCCAAACATTGCATTTTCCATTTTTAATACGCGGCAATACACGGTGCACCTTGCCTTTTGTAACGAAACTGACAAACGGAGCAGCTAACTTTTGTGATTTAAAATCTATGAAATGTTCCAGTTCACCGTCCATACCTACGAGCAACTCTTCATAATCATGGCTGTGTGGTTCGTCAGGAGTTGCCGCAATTTTTTTTGCGTCAGCAGCATTTACTGAAAATATTTTAAAGAGCTCATTCATTAACTTCGAAGATATTCAATAAAACAATCCTGAATTGCATTTAAAATCTATACCGTTAAGATGCAAGCGCATTTACATATCGTTCAAATATTTGCGTACAAACCTTATCGCCATCGCACCTTCTCCAATTTGTCATTTTTTCTTTATTTTAATCAGGCTGGCTGACTATTGATTCTGTTTTTGTGAAGCGATCTTTTTCCAGTCTATAAAAAGATAAATTCCCCAAATCACTTCAATGATTTGCAGTGCAGCATATCCAGCGTATAAGGTCCAACCGGGATAAGTGTCGCCTAAATGAATATTAGCATACACCAATGAAAAAAGTATGCATGGAATGATGGCCAACACTCTCAACCACATGGGATATAGGTTGCACCAAAACATAAAAAGCAATGCCGGAATCATTGGCATTGCCATAGTGGCTTCTCTGTCCAGGTTTATTCCGGTCTTATTGAGAGCAGCTAATGAAATTCCATGTGTAATACCCAACAAAATATAAGCAGATGCAGCTACGTGCTGACCTCGCAGACCGATATACCGCCCAGCCATTACAGAAGCTGAAATGGCAAAAGCATTTCCAATCTGAAATAATAATGTTTGTTCGCTGGATCCATGATTATATAAAAAGCCAATCCAACCAAATAGTAAATTGAGAATATACCCTAAGAGTATAATTATAGCGAGGCTCTTATATTCAAAGTCATTCTTGCTCATAAAGTTTTTATTGTTTATCGGATTGAAATATGCGCTAATCTTCAGCCTTTGATCGGTGTTTTCACTGACCACGAATGTAAGTTAGTTAGCAAAAACACCAACGATTCGCTGAATCATGCAGAGATTGAACCGCGCTGCATTTTAGCGTTTACTGCTGTCAAAGTCGAACAACACCGACTGTGCCGTGGCAGGCATTACTGTACTGAAAAAAACTAAGTTCACCCAAATCGTAAAAATGAATTTGTATGGATCAGCTAACTGTTTCGTGGTAAGCAGGAATTTCTTCTGTGCAAAAATCAATTGGAAATTATAGATTAAATATAATATTGGTCAACCGGCAATACGACATTTTACCAACGGATTCCATTGTGTTCCAGAATTTTCTCCCAATACGTTTCTTTAACTGATATTCCATTCTGCTCTAAGAAAGGCGAAAAGGATTTGGTTAATGTCTGACCCTTATGAAGACAGGAAGGTTTGGATTTAATGAAGTTGATGGAGATTCGTTATTCTTCATGCTGATCTAAAAATTAACTTTGCGAACATCCATTCTATACCGAAAATAGTTTCATGGGAAAATTTGTGTTTAAAATATTTGCAATCTTAAAATGGTTTCGTCTTTCCTGGTTGCGGTTAACCGGGAAAACCGAAGCGGATATCCATGCGCAGAGAATTGTTTCCGGAAAAGCATGGTCGGAATTCTGCGATCATCTTAAAACTGCGGGAGCAGCACTCGTTTTTCCCGGTGCACCTACTGATGCTTTCCAGCAGGCGGAAGGCGTGCGTTATCTCACACGCCTTACAAGGGCGGCATTGGAAGCCTATGTAGAATATGGCGATGCTGAATTTCCTGAATTAAGAAGAATGGTGCATGAAACAGTGAAGCTTGGTGCAGACAATCCGGACAACTATTATCTAAACGCTCAAATAAGCGGCGCTTATGATTACCGCATCACCGGCAAAAGAAACAACATCGATTACATTGGTTTCTTCACGCAAAACGGTGTGTATGGACAACCCGGCGGCATGGCGCCTTGCGGAGTGCTTGAAAATAAAGAGCTGAAAGTGGATGAAGACGGAAACTTTACAATCATTTTGAGCAAAACAAGAAGTGGAATGAACTGGCTGAAGATCGAAGACACCACCAGTTTGTTAATCGTCCGGCAAACTTTTCTCGATAGGAAAAATGAAGTGCCTGCATTATTACAAATTGAAAATCTCAATGGCAAAAAATTTCCGAATCCGGTTACACCTGAAAAGATTGATAAAGGACTTGATACTGCGGCACTTTTTATTGCAGGCGCACCATTATTATTTTCTAAATGGGCCAACGGTTTCAAAAAACAGGTAAACAAATTACCGCAATTCAATCCTGATATTTCGAATGCTGCAGGCGGTGATGCAAACATCATCTACTATCATAGTTATTGGAATTTGAAAGATGATGAAGCACTTGTCATTAAGTTTATGCCACCTGACTGTGACACCTGGAATTTTCAATTGAATAATTATTGGATGGAATCTCTTGATTATCGCTATTTCCCTGTTTGCATCAATAAGCACAGTGCCGTGACTGAGCAGGATGAAAGTGTCAGGATCATCGTTTCAAAAACGAATCAAAATTTCACTAATTGGATTGACACCTGTAATCACAAGGAAGGTACCATGTGTTTCCGATGGTATCGATTAAGAAACGGTGCAAAAGCAGTGGAACCCGATTGCAGTGTTGTAAAAATTTCC
It includes:
- a CDS encoding amidohydrolase; the protein is MEGNEAAYPEALAIQAGKIVFVGSKAEAEEMKGDATVMVDLQGKTMLPGFIDPHSHFINALSMGSQANCFAPPVGPAKNIDGIIAALKDLQAKKNIPKGEIIMGYGYDENQMPDGSMLNRDDLDKAFPDNPVIVGHVSLHGGVLNSMALKKFGYSDKTATPDGGIIIRKPGTNEPYGLIMETAFLPVFANLPKPTTEQQMQGLKDGQMIYASAGVTTAQEGATHKADLDILVNGATQNALYIDVISYPFILDLRNVLADHPFSEFGSYHNHLKIGGVKITSDGSPQGKTALFSTPYLTGGPGGEKSWKGEPTFPQDSLNAWLKWLYGEKIQVLIHANGDGAIDMILKAHEFAMGSDTSGDRRTTVIHSQFVRPDQLIKYKTYHIIPSLYTEHTFFFGDTHIQNRGMEQASFISPLNTTLKMGITATNHTDFNVLPIDQMMVVWSAVNRITRTGVLLGADERITPYQALQCITINAAYQYFEESSKGSLKAGKLADLVILDKNPLKEDPMEIKNIKVVQTIKEGQTIYNKN
- a CDS encoding HupE/UreJ family protein encodes the protein MKKHALLAAFVLLLPLISWAHEIRPGYLEIKEARDHTLQITWKQPLMGEYGIPLHPVISAGWLVDSLAEITYTESYLIKRWQVPSNHATLDEQTISIGGLEKTITDVLVQVTLLNHTSYTFLLKPIQPFVKLNLSKPQPPPVWQYIQLGMYHIWSGFDHLLFIFGLLLLVKKRSRLIWTITAFTVAHSITLALATLHIISVSGLFTEAAIALSIVFLAVEIVHHRNGRNGFAFQYPWLVSFLFGLLHGLGFASALQDVGLPQHNIPLALFLFNAGVEVGQLAFVFAVLLIVAGLKRFSFSFPEWTYKFPPYFIGTLAMYWFIERVAAIF
- a CDS encoding peptidyl-prolyl cis-trans isomerase, yielding MLKKFFAEPLIQFLLLGGLLFLLVYYVQNQNDLQRREITIDNDRIALMIVNYKTQTGILPTKVQLDAMIDDFIKEEIYYREAKKLGLDKDDEIIRRRLSQKFAFMQSDLAEIKEPTEKELQAYYNSNRSLFLQDADVSFSHVYFSTDNSTDSIARQRALVALQNLKKSSLQRAAEMGDRFPLQYDYASQSVLDIQQNFGNTAFADSLFQSPMHTWTGPVKSGYGWHLLYISNRNTTTEKPFESVKAEVKEKYLDAAKEEQNKHTYELLSKQYIINRAYLEVK
- a CDS encoding DUF3604 domain-containing protein: MNQAFMFLIGIALTGCGNNANTTNDAGKDASSQPDTVTAITKNPLKDCYFGDLHLHTAYSPDANFFGTTLLPEDAYKYAMGEEVIYFGKKVKRIAPLDFLAVTDHSEYLGAIAAVKDPNGPYKGTELYKQFTSTDQKDVAKSFADFCTDMSANKPNPELNKPEVIKGAWQHVINAANTYNKPGKFTTFVGYEWTSAPNDVNMHAQNLHRCVIFKGDKVPELPFSSFDSQDPEDLWKYMENARKTGSDVLAVPHNGNISNGLMFDTKTLSGKPLTKEYADARMNNEPLAEMNQGKGQSETRPEVSPNDEFANFEVFEILLSSTAKAKDKTGSYIRQAFGVGQELQTKIGTNPFKYGLEGGTDYHSAISSSEENNYPGSHGTQDDLAKNYKSILEATESVGGEPVTKISAAGLTGVWAESNTRDAIFDALKRKECFATSGTRVKVRMFAGWDYTADVVKENDWVKLAYARGVPMGADLVATSSAGSPKFLVQAIKDPNSGNLDRIQIIKVSTKNGKSTEKIYDVVWSGDRKKDAKGKLETVGNTVDEKAATYTNTIGAAELIGYWEDTDFDPQAYVTYYARVIEIPTPRWTTYLSAKYNMPLNKSVAATIQERAWTSPVWYTPVK
- the ygiD gene encoding 4,5-DOPA dioxygenase extradiol, coding for MDRKRFLKSLVPLVAAPLAIPAMKLNALNKMTTPFSSTEKMPVLFLGHGSPMNAIEENEFVTGFRNIGKQIQKPNAILCVSAHWETRGTFVTAMEKPTTIHDFGGFPQALFDVQYPAPGSPALARETKAMIKKTDIGLDEKWGLDHGAWSVIKHLYPEADVPVIQMSLDYYKAPQYHYELAKELATLRSKGVLIIGSGNMVHNLGMVAWDKLNADAYGFDWALEAREKMNRYILSSDHASLINYKSQGSAFDLAIPSPEHYLPLLYTLALKEDHEKVSLFNDKAIAGSLTMTSVMIDKA
- a CDS encoding YceI family protein, producing MEPTTEVTGVKTKWIIDPAHSEIAFKVKHLMITNVKGVFKEFDASIYTTGEDFMTSEVDFFMSPASVDTGDEKRDEHLKSADFFDVENHKQITFIGDTYEKVDDDGSYELYGNLTIKGITKQIKLDVEFGGVMKDPWGNHKAGFTINGKINRKDWGLTWNAALEAGGVLVSDEIRISCEVQLTKQS
- a CDS encoding helix-turn-helix transcriptional regulator; its protein translation is MNELFKIFSVNAADAKKIAATPDEPHSHDYEELLVGMDGELEHFIDFKSQKLAAPFVSFVTKGKVHRVLPRIKNGKCNVWVLRFKSEFIPETTFQLYSYYHDHANISLSKGDCFNRLVAVCEMINGEMTQSVPDYGVIRHLLSALFTMIESERKKSNADGITAAKTQNITFKNFLKILEENFHRPEGVEFYAQKLFMSSRNLNLICQQILQQSVSEIIETRKLIEAKNLLVSTDKSISEIGFELGYNEKSYFTNVFKKKSGQTPTEFREEMRSLIS